In a genomic window of Phragmites australis chromosome 14, lpPhrAust1.1, whole genome shotgun sequence:
- the LOC133891357 gene encoding novel plant SNARE 13-like has protein sequence MASDVPMSPELEQVDGEIQDIFRALQNGFQKMDKIKDSNRQSKQLEDLTGKMRECKRLIKEFDRILKDEEKKNTPDVNKQLNDKKQFMIKELNSYVTLRKTYQSSLGNKRIELFDTGNDQVTEDAVQMASEMSNQELITAGRKQMDQTDQAIERSKQVVAQTVEVGAQTAATLTQQTEQMKRIGNELDSVHFSLKKASQLVKEIGRQVATDKCIMAFLFLIVCGVIAIIVVKIVNPHNKNIRDIPGLAPPAMNRKLLSIEALGTF, from the exons ATGGCGAGCGACGTGCCCATGAGCCCCGAGCTCGAGCAGGTGGACGGCGAGATCCAGGACATCTTCCGCGCCCTCCA AAATGGGTTCCAGAAGATGGACAAGATCAAGGATTCCAACAGGCAGTCCAAGCAATTGGAAGATCTCACTGGCAAAATGAGGGAGTGCAAGCG CTTAATCAAAGAATTTGATCGTATACTCAAAGACGAGGAGAAAAAGAACACCCCTGATGTCAACAAGCAGCTAAATGACAAGAAGCAGTTCATG ATCAAAGAGTTGAATTCTTATGTCACCCTGAGGAAAAC GTACCAAAGTAGCCTCGGTAATAAGAGGATTGAATTATTCGATACTGGTAATGATCAAGTAACTGAGGACGCAGTTCAAATGGCATCAG AAATGTCAAATCAAGAACTCATTACTGCTGGAAGGAAACAAATGGACCAAACCGACCAAGCTATCGAGCGTTCAAAACAG GTTGTAGCACAAACTGTTGAAGTCGGAGCTCAGACTGCTGCAACTCTGACACAGCAA ACAGAACAAATGAAGAGAATCGGCAATGAGCTAGATTCTGTTCACTTTTCGCTGAAGAAGGCTAGTCAATTGGTGAAGGAGATTGGTCGCCag GTTGCAACTGACAAATGCATCATGGCTTTCCTGTTTCTGATTGTCTGTGGTGTGATTGCAATAATTGTTGTTAAG ATTGTCAACCCGCATAACAAGAATATCAGAGACATCCCGGGGCTGGCACCTCCTGCTATGAACAGGAAACTGCTGTCCATCGAAGCCTTGGGAACATTCTGA